A stretch of DNA from Streptomyces venezuelae:
CCGGTCCAGGCAGGCCACGGCGAGGTCGAGGGCGTTGTGGGTCTGGTCCAGCAGGCATTCGAAGCGGGCCAGGCAGTCGCCCTCGGTGCGGGTGACGACCTTGAGCACGTCCTGGAGCTCGCCGTAGGCCAGGTAGGGCTCGTCGCGGCGCAGGTCGAAGTCGACCCCGGAGGCGCGGGCGATCGGGCCGGACACCCCGTACGCGTGCACCGCCTCCGCCGACAGGACGCCGACCCCGCGGGTGCGTCCGCGGAAGATCTCGTTGCCGTGCACCAGCTTGTCGTACACGTCCATGCGGGTGCGGACGTCGGCGATGGCGGCGCGGGCCCGGCCGAGCCAGCCGGCCGGCAGGTCCTCCTTCAGGCCGCCCACGCGGTTGAACATGTAGTGCATCCGGCCGCCGGAGATCTCCTCCATGACGGCCTGGAGCTCCTCGCGCTCGCGGAACGCGTGGAAGATCGGGGTGATGCCGCCCAGTTCGAGCGGGTACGACCCGAGGAACATCAGGTGGTTCAGGACCCGGTTGAGCTCGGCGAGCAGGGTGCGCATCCACACCGCCCGCTCGGGGACCTCCATGCCGAGCATCCGCTCGACCGCCATGACCACGCCGAGCTCGTTGGAGAACGCGGACAGCCAGTCGTGGCGGTTCGCGAGCATGACGATCTGCCGGTAGTCGCGCGCCTCGAAGAGCTTCTCGGCCCCGCGGTGCATATAGCCGACGACGGGGTCGGCGCTGCTGATGCGCTCCCCGTCCAGGACGAGGCGCAGGCGCAGCACGCCGTGCGTGGAAGGGTGCTGGGGCCCGATGTTGAGCACCATGTCGGTGCTTTCCGCCGCGCCGCCGATACCGACCGTGGTCTCCGTCATGGCCGCATTGTCTCAGCCCGCCGCCCGATCTCGTCCTCTGGTCCCACAAGGCGGATCGTCCCGCGTCCTAGGGTTGAGACATGGACACGGGGACGAGCGCCGGGACGGGCGCGGGGGCTGCGGCGGGGACGCCGGCCGAACCGGAATGGGTGGGTCTGCCGGGCGGGCTGCTCTCGCTGCGCAGACTGCTGCTGGTGCTCTGGATGTCGGTGTTCGCGCTGGTCACCGGGGTGGTGCTGGGTGTGTGGGCGGGGCCGGGATGGGCATTGCTGGGGCTGTTCTGGGTCGCGGGGGCGGCCGTCGGCTGGGTGCTGACCGCCCGCAACTGGAGGTCCTGGCGGTACGCCGAGCGGGCCGACGACCTGCTGATCAGCCGGGGCGTGCTGTGGCACGAGCAGACGGTCGTCCCGTACGGCAGGATGCAGCTGGTTGAAGTCACCTCCGGCCCGCTGGAGCGGAAGTTCAAGCTGGCCTCGCTCCAGCTGCACACGGCCGCCGCGGCGACCGACGCCAAGATCCCCGGGCTGGACCCGGCCGAGGCGGAGCGGCTGCGGGACCGGCTGACCGCGCTCGGCGAGGCAAGGTCGGCGGGCCTGTGAGCACGCCGCCGCAGACCCCGCCGCCGCCCCCGGAGACCCCGGCCGCCGGTCCGGCCGCCGCCGGCCCGCCTGCCGCCGGCCCCGCGAACCCGCCGCTGCCGGAGCCGGCGCCGCGCGGGAACCGGCTGCACCCGCTCACCCCGTTGCGGCGGGCCTGGGTGCCGATCGGCGCGACGGCCGGTGTGGTGTTCCAGCAGGGCGACCGGGCCGGCGAGTGGATCGAGGAGGCCCGGTCCGCCCTCGGCCTGCTGATCATGGCCGCGCTGGTCCTGGCCGCCTGTCTCTACGGCTTCCTGAGCTGGTGGTTCACCTCCTACGCGGTCACCGACACCGAGCTGCGCATCCGGACCGGCCTGTTCTTCCGCCGCACCGCGCACATCCGCCTCGAACGCCTTCAGGCGGTGGACGTCACCCAGCCGCTGCTGGCCCGGTTCGCCGGGGTCGCCAAGCTCAAACTGGACGTCATCGGCGCCGAGGCCAAGGACGAGCTGGCCTACCTGGGCGAGCGGGAGGCCCGCGCGCTGCGCGCCGAGCTGCTGGCCCGCGCGGCCGGCTTCGCGCCGGAGGAGGCGGTGGCCGTCGGCGAGGCCCCGGTGGCGGAGCTGCTCCGGGTTCCGGCCCGGCAGCTGGCCGTCTCCCTGCTGCTCAGCCTGGGCGTGTGGGCGGCGCTGCTGGCCGGGCTGATCGCCCCGGTGGTGGTGTGGTGGCTGAGCGCCAGCCTGTGGGCCTCCCTGGCGATCCTGCTGCCGGTGCTGGGCGGTGTGTGGGCCGGCACCGCCGGCCGCTTCCTCCACACGTTCGACTGGACGGTCGCCGAATCCCCGGACGGGC
This window harbors:
- a CDS encoding PH domain-containing protein — translated: MSTPPQTPPPPPETPAAGPAAAGPPAAGPANPPLPEPAPRGNRLHPLTPLRRAWVPIGATAGVVFQQGDRAGEWIEEARSALGLLIMAALVLAACLYGFLSWWFTSYAVTDTELRIRTGLFFRRTAHIRLERLQAVDVTQPLLARFAGVAKLKLDVIGAEAKDELAYLGEREARALRAELLARAAGFAPEEAVAVGEAPVAELLRVPARQLAVSLLLSLGVWAALLAGLIAPVVVWWLSASLWASLAILLPVLGGVWAGTAGRFLHTFDWTVAESPDGLRLDHGLLDRIHETVPPGRVQMVRIVEPLLWRRRDWVRVELAVAGSDNGLLVPVAPRAAAYEVVARVLPGVDLAALSFEPSPDHGSRWVVPFWWKGYGLAVSPQVFGARHGRLCRRTEVVPHAKVQSVRLLQGPWERARGVADVCVETGANGTVTARLRPAAEAAALLWAQADRSRTGRVTARPDRWMT
- a CDS encoding NADH-quinone oxidoreductase subunit D, encoding MTETTVGIGGAAESTDMVLNIGPQHPSTHGVLRLRLVLDGERISSADPVVGYMHRGAEKLFEARDYRQIVMLANRHDWLSAFSNELGVVMAVERMLGMEVPERAVWMRTLLAELNRVLNHLMFLGSYPLELGGITPIFHAFREREELQAVMEEISGGRMHYMFNRVGGLKEDLPAGWLGRARAAIADVRTRMDVYDKLVHGNEIFRGRTRGVGVLSAEAVHAYGVSGPIARASGVDFDLRRDEPYLAYGELQDVLKVVTRTEGDCLARFECLLDQTHNALDLAVACLDRMAELPPGPVNQRLPKVLKAPEGHTYAWTENPLGINGYYLVSKGEKTPYRLKLRSASFNNIQALTELLPGQLVADMVAILGSLFFVVGDIDK
- a CDS encoding PH domain-containing protein, producing the protein MDTGTSAGTGAGAAAGTPAEPEWVGLPGGLLSLRRLLLVLWMSVFALVTGVVLGVWAGPGWALLGLFWVAGAAVGWVLTARNWRSWRYAERADDLLISRGVLWHEQTVVPYGRMQLVEVTSGPLERKFKLASLQLHTAAAATDAKIPGLDPAEAERLRDRLTALGEARSAGL